The following proteins come from a genomic window of Deltaproteobacteria bacterium:
- a CDS encoding IS5/IS1182 family transposase, translating into WMNRFRRLLVRWEKREQNYEAMLHLACAWITMKLAGVFG; encoded by the coding sequence CGTGGATGAACCGATTCCGCCGGCTCCTCGTCCGCTGGGAGAAGCGCGAGCAGAACTACGAGGCAATGCTCCATCTCGCCTGTGCCTGGATCACGATGAAACTGGCTGGGGTTTTCGGATAG
- a CDS encoding lipid-transfer protein — translation MPITLNDEAAIAGIGQTKYTKNSGVSELSLASQAVRNAIDDAGLKPSDVDGLVTFLMDSSDEVEVARTVGIGELTLFSRIAYGGGACVGLVHQAAMAVATGAAKYVVVYRALNGRSGQRMGQGVSGNIITSDLIHWSWYMPFGMLTPASWVALCAQRYMHEYGATCDDLATIAIATRKHAVTNPNAAFYQQPLTREQYFASRWVTEPLRLYDCCQETDGGCALLITTPERARDLKQPPAMIRGVAQASAAGQEQMTSFYRPDMAALPEMELAAKQVYAMSKLGPQDIDATVLYDAFTPEVLIQLESFGFCKKGEAKDFIRGGALEVGGRLPNNTHGGLLSEAYIHGVNGIAEGARLVRGQSVNQPARANHVLVTSGVGVPTGALILGRA, via the coding sequence ATGCCCATCACGCTGAACGACGAGGCCGCCATCGCAGGCATCGGGCAGACGAAGTACACGAAGAACTCGGGCGTCTCCGAGCTGAGCCTCGCCTCGCAGGCGGTTCGCAACGCGATCGACGACGCGGGGCTGAAACCGAGTGACGTCGACGGGCTCGTCACGTTCCTGATGGACTCGAGCGACGAGGTCGAGGTCGCTCGCACGGTCGGCATCGGCGAGCTGACGCTGTTCAGCCGCATCGCCTACGGCGGCGGCGCGTGCGTAGGCCTCGTGCACCAGGCCGCGATGGCCGTCGCGACGGGCGCCGCGAAGTACGTCGTCGTCTACCGCGCGCTGAACGGCCGCTCGGGCCAGCGCATGGGGCAGGGCGTCAGCGGAAACATCATCACGAGCGACCTGATCCATTGGTCCTGGTACATGCCGTTCGGAATGCTCACGCCCGCGTCGTGGGTGGCGCTGTGCGCGCAGCGCTACATGCACGAGTACGGCGCGACGTGCGACGACCTCGCCACGATCGCGATCGCGACGCGCAAGCACGCGGTCACGAATCCGAACGCCGCGTTCTATCAGCAGCCACTGACGAGGGAGCAGTACTTCGCCTCGCGCTGGGTGACCGAGCCGCTGCGCCTCTACGACTGCTGCCAGGAGACCGACGGCGGCTGTGCGCTGCTGATCACGACGCCGGAGCGCGCGCGCGACCTGAAGCAGCCGCCGGCGATGATCCGCGGCGTGGCGCAGGCGAGCGCCGCGGGCCAGGAGCAGATGACGAGCTTCTACCGCCCGGACATGGCCGCGCTGCCGGAGATGGAGCTCGCGGCGAAGCAGGTCTACGCGATGTCGAAGCTCGGCCCGCAGGACATCGACGCGACCGTGCTCTACGACGCCTTCACGCCCGAGGTGTTGATCCAGCTCGAATCGTTCGGCTTCTGCAAGAAGGGCGAGGCGAAGGACTTCATCCGCGGCGGCGCGCTCGAAGTCGGCGGGCGCCTCCCCAACAACACGCACGGCGGCCTGCTGAGCGAGGCCTACATCCACGGCGTGAACGGCATCGCCGAAGGCGCGCGGCTCGTGCGCGGCCAGAGCGTGAATCAGCCTGCGCGCGCGAATCACGTGCTCGTCACGAGCGGCGTGGGCGTGCCTACCGGCGCATTGATCCTGGGGCGCGCGTAG
- a CDS encoding acyl dehydratase, whose product MKAGDALPPLDIAVTATLVMGGALASRDYTPVHHDPAAAQAQGMPNMFMNILTTKGLVGRYVTDWTGPNAVVKGVWLKLGGPCMPGDTLKLRGKVLSATPELVEVEVAGNNSWGSHVTAKVRVQLPSN is encoded by the coding sequence GTGAAGGCGGGCGACGCGCTGCCGCCGCTCGACATCGCGGTGACCGCGACACTCGTCATGGGAGGCGCGCTCGCGTCGCGCGACTACACGCCCGTGCATCACGACCCCGCGGCCGCGCAGGCGCAGGGCATGCCGAACATGTTCATGAACATCCTCACCACGAAGGGCCTCGTGGGTCGCTACGTGACGGACTGGACGGGGCCGAACGCGGTGGTGAAGGGCGTGTGGCTGAAGCTCGGCGGCCCGTGCATGCCGGGCGACACGCTGAAGCTGCGCGGCAAGGTGCTCTCGGCGACGCCGGAGCTCGTCGAGGTCGAGGTCGCGGGCAACAACTCCTGGGGCAGCCATGTCACCGCCAAGGTGCGCGTGCAGCTGCCGAGCAATTAG
- a CDS encoding acyl-CoA/acyl-ACP dehydrogenase: protein MDFAFSEEQLSIRELARGILDAEATQERLRAAERTADWSDEAAWRQLAQANLSGIAIPEAHGGMGMGLRELCVLFEELGRAALPSAAFASLALGALPIARFGSAEQQRAWLPRIASGDAVLSAALDDAGSADALAPATRARRDGAGWVLDGAKRFVPHARRADAILVPASTGDGVAVFVVERGASGLTLEASTTSSGEPLFSLTLRGLRVSEDARLPAGGGEILRWVHARALVALAALHVGVCDRALAITADYTRERKQFGVAIGSFQAVQHREADAFIDLEAMRWTLWRAVCRLADELPAEREARVAKIWACEGGARIVNAALHLHGGIGSDMDYPIHRYFLWSKGLELALGGASAQLAALGADIASRGLEVSA, encoded by the coding sequence ATGGACTTCGCCTTCTCGGAAGAGCAGCTCTCGATCCGCGAGCTCGCGCGCGGAATCCTCGATGCCGAAGCGACGCAGGAGCGGCTGCGCGCGGCGGAGCGCACGGCGGATTGGAGCGACGAAGCTGCGTGGAGGCAGCTCGCGCAGGCGAATCTGTCAGGGATCGCGATTCCCGAAGCGCACGGCGGCATGGGCATGGGCCTGCGCGAGCTGTGCGTGCTGTTCGAAGAGCTTGGCCGCGCGGCACTGCCGAGCGCCGCGTTCGCATCGCTCGCGCTCGGCGCGCTGCCGATCGCGCGCTTCGGCAGCGCCGAGCAGCAGCGTGCGTGGCTCCCACGCATCGCGAGCGGCGACGCGGTCCTCAGCGCCGCGCTCGACGACGCGGGCAGCGCTGACGCGCTCGCACCCGCGACACGCGCGCGCCGAGACGGCGCGGGCTGGGTGCTCGACGGCGCAAAGCGCTTCGTTCCGCACGCGCGGCGCGCGGACGCGATCCTCGTGCCCGCGAGCACGGGCGACGGCGTCGCGGTGTTCGTGGTCGAGCGCGGCGCCTCGGGACTCACGCTGGAGGCGAGTACGACATCGAGTGGCGAGCCGCTGTTCTCCCTGACACTTCGCGGCCTGCGCGTGAGCGAGGACGCGCGGCTGCCCGCCGGCGGCGGCGAGATCCTGCGCTGGGTCCATGCGCGCGCGCTCGTCGCGCTCGCCGCGCTGCACGTCGGCGTGTGCGACCGCGCGCTCGCGATCACCGCGGACTACACCCGCGAGCGCAAGCAGTTCGGCGTCGCGATCGGCTCGTTTCAGGCGGTGCAGCACCGCGAGGCCGACGCCTTCATCGATCTCGAGGCGATGCGCTGGACCCTTTGGCGCGCGGTGTGCCGGCTCGCGGACGAGCTCCCCGCCGAGCGCGAAGCGCGCGTCGCGAAGATCTGGGCGTGCGAGGGCGGCGCGCGCATCGTGAACGCCGCGCTGCATCTCCACGGCGGCATCGGCTCCGACATGGACTACCCGATCCACCGCTACTTCCTGTGGTCGAAGGGCCTCGAGCTCGCGCTCGGCGGCGCCTCGGCCCAGCTCGCCGCGCTCGGCGCCGACATCGCGTCGCGCGGCCTCGAGGTTTCAGCATGA
- a CDS encoding bifunctional MaoC family dehydratase/OB-fold nucleic acid binding domain-containing protein — MALNAEQKAELEASIRAFVGKPIGPKFTGRDAVNEPMIRQWCDAMGDANAVYLDPSAAKQSPFGGIVAPPMMLDAWTMQGWEMHKGYDTPQNEEHRLHKILTDAGYTGVLGTDTEQAFHRYLVPGDTVTAETVIEHISEEKSTGAGVGYFITTRTRFTDQNDAEVGWQTFRVLKFIPKDAPRAAAPASTGAQPAKPSRLKPPMGHDNGWWWTTVAKDGVLPIQRCCECKKLRHPPRPMCDACGSLAWDHIAASGRGTLHSFTVIHYPQFPGYDFPIVAALVDLEEGERILSNLVGCDPTGVRIGMRVQSFIHSDEDGFKLPLFKPAE; from the coding sequence ATGGCGCTCAACGCGGAACAAAAAGCGGAGCTCGAGGCGAGCATCCGCGCGTTCGTCGGCAAGCCCATCGGCCCGAAGTTCACCGGCCGCGACGCCGTGAACGAGCCGATGATCCGCCAGTGGTGCGACGCGATGGGCGACGCGAACGCGGTGTACCTCGATCCCAGCGCGGCGAAGCAGAGCCCGTTCGGCGGGATCGTCGCGCCTCCGATGATGCTCGACGCGTGGACGATGCAGGGCTGGGAGATGCACAAGGGCTACGACACGCCACAGAACGAAGAGCACCGCCTGCACAAGATTCTCACCGACGCGGGCTACACGGGGGTGTTGGGGACCGACACCGAGCAGGCGTTCCATCGTTACCTCGTGCCCGGCGACACCGTCACCGCCGAAACGGTGATCGAGCACATCAGCGAAGAGAAATCGACCGGCGCGGGCGTCGGCTACTTCATCACCACGCGCACGCGCTTCACGGATCAGAACGACGCCGAGGTCGGCTGGCAGACGTTCCGCGTGCTGAAGTTCATTCCGAAGGACGCGCCGCGCGCTGCAGCGCCGGCGAGCACGGGTGCGCAGCCCGCGAAGCCGTCGCGACTCAAGCCGCCGATGGGCCACGACAACGGGTGGTGGTGGACCACGGTCGCGAAGGACGGCGTGCTGCCGATCCAGCGCTGCTGCGAGTGCAAGAAGCTGCGCCATCCGCCGCGCCCGATGTGCGACGCGTGCGGCTCGCTCGCGTGGGATCACATCGCCGCGAGCGGCCGCGGCACGCTGCACAGCTTCACGGTGATCCACTACCCGCAGTTCCCCGGCTACGACTTCCCGATCGTCGCCGCGCTCGTCGATCTCGAGGAAGGCGAGCGCATCCTCTCGAACCTGGTCGGCTGCGACCCCACGGGCGTGCGCATCGGCATGCGGGTGCAGTCGTTCATCCACAGCGACGAAGACGGCTTCAAGCTGCCGCTCTTCAAGCCGGCGGAATGA
- a CDS encoding acyl-CoA dehydrogenase family protein, giving the protein MRIDLSPEQEALRAQIRAYYRELFAHGDLRARLDAEWDELGGPAFREAMGRMGRDGWLTVGWPREWGGQGRSHLEQFIFWDETWRARAPLPLITVNTVGPMLMKYGTEEQKAHFLGRIRAGEMLFGIGYSEPSAGTDLASLQTRAVRDGDEWVINGQKVFTTHAQASDYIWLAARTDEAAPKHKGISIILVPTTAKGFSVTPIRTIGGERTNVTYFQDVRVPLANTVGPVDGGWTLITGQLNLERITMAMPASLEKVYEDVVAWARGTERPGGGRVAEVPWAQASLARVYAKLEALKVLNWRSAWLIDQGTPGMADASAVKVFGTEMVIECYRQLLEITEQFGIARTGEPGSVTDGLMEGAYRLAMVNTFGGGVNEVQRDIIAQAGLGQPRSRR; this is encoded by the coding sequence ATGCGGATCGATCTCTCCCCCGAGCAGGAAGCCCTACGCGCCCAGATTCGCGCCTACTACCGCGAGCTGTTCGCGCACGGGGATTTGCGCGCGCGCCTCGACGCGGAGTGGGACGAGCTCGGTGGCCCGGCGTTCCGCGAGGCGATGGGACGAATGGGGCGGGACGGCTGGCTCACCGTCGGCTGGCCGCGCGAGTGGGGCGGCCAAGGCCGTAGCCACCTCGAGCAGTTCATCTTTTGGGACGAGACCTGGCGCGCTCGCGCGCCGCTGCCGCTGATCACGGTGAACACGGTCGGTCCGATGCTGATGAAGTACGGGACCGAGGAGCAGAAGGCGCACTTCCTCGGGCGCATTCGCGCGGGCGAGATGCTGTTCGGCATCGGCTACTCGGAGCCGAGCGCGGGCACCGACCTCGCGTCGCTGCAGACGCGCGCCGTCCGCGACGGCGACGAGTGGGTGATCAACGGGCAGAAGGTGTTCACGACGCACGCTCAGGCGTCGGACTACATCTGGCTCGCCGCGCGCACGGACGAGGCCGCGCCCAAGCACAAGGGCATCTCGATCATCCTCGTGCCCACGACGGCGAAGGGCTTCAGCGTGACGCCGATCCGCACGATCGGCGGCGAGCGCACGAACGTGACGTACTTCCAGGACGTGCGCGTGCCGCTCGCGAACACGGTGGGGCCGGTCGACGGCGGCTGGACCCTAATCACTGGGCAGCTGAACCTCGAGCGCATCACGATGGCGATGCCGGCCTCGCTCGAGAAGGTGTACGAGGACGTCGTCGCGTGGGCGCGCGGGACGGAGCGGCCAGGCGGCGGGCGCGTCGCCGAGGTGCCGTGGGCGCAGGCGAGCCTCGCTCGCGTGTACGCCAAGCTCGAGGCGCTGAAGGTGCTGAACTGGCGCAGCGCGTGGCTGATCGACCAAGGCACTCCGGGCATGGCCGACGCGTCGGCGGTGAAGGTGTTCGGCACCGAGATGGTGATCGAGTGCTACCGGCAGCTGCTCGAGATAACCGAGCAATTCGGCATCGCGCGCACGGGGGAGCCGGGCTCGGTCACCGACGGCCTCATGGAAGGCGCCTATCGCCTCGCGATGGTGAACACCTTCGGCGGCGGCGTGAACGAAGTGCAGCGCGACATCATCGCGCAGGCCGGCCTCGGGCAGCCGCGCTCCCGTCGATGA
- a CDS encoding TetR family transcriptional regulator: MPSDARDPAVADDFSAPRLALSQLGRVRRIVDAAIELAEAGGFDGVRLRDVAEASGVALGTLYKYFRSKEDVLLFAVNEDTAELLRVMAERPPRARNAHERVAELFARATRGLTRRPNFARAVVRAIATADASSTAQQAAFHLRMTRMVVAALRGEAADVAAPLSEAVGTERERRIALVLQNVWFASLVGWASGLHPIGTVTQRVEEAVELALSPRE, translated from the coding sequence ATGCCCTCGGACGCGCGCGATCCCGCTGTTGCCGATGACTTCTCGGCGCCGCGGCTCGCGCTGTCGCAGCTGGGGCGCGTGCGGCGCATCGTCGACGCCGCGATCGAGCTCGCGGAGGCGGGCGGCTTCGACGGTGTGCGGCTGCGCGACGTGGCCGAGGCGTCCGGGGTCGCGCTCGGCACGCTCTACAAGTACTTCCGCAGCAAAGAGGACGTGCTGCTGTTCGCGGTGAACGAGGACACCGCGGAGTTGTTACGGGTGATGGCCGAGCGCCCGCCGCGCGCGCGCAACGCGCACGAGCGCGTCGCCGAGCTGTTCGCGCGCGCGACGCGCGGCCTCACGCGGCGCCCGAACTTCGCGCGCGCGGTCGTGCGCGCGATCGCCACCGCAGACGCGAGCAGCACCGCTCAGCAAGCCGCGTTCCATCTGCGCATGACGCGCATGGTCGTCGCCGCGCTGCGCGGCGAAGCGGCCGATGTCGCGGCGCCGCTCTCCGAGGCGGTCGGCACCGAGCGCGAGCGGCGCATCGCGCTCGTCCTGCAGAACGTTTGGTTCGCGTCGCTCGTCGGTTGGGCGAGCGGGCTGCATCCGATCGGCACCGTCACGCAGCGCGTCGAAGAAGCGGTGGAGCTCGCCCTCTCGCCGCGCGAGTAG
- a CDS encoding SDR family NAD(P)-dependent oxidoreductase produces MRTWIRHQLGRRPWWMNALMFFCAYMAFIYVPWDFMMKPTRFDEEVWFGIRFDGVWAKLLEPPHWFVYGAGVLGFWRMRSWMWPWAALYAAQVAFSMAVWPLLYARDKSGAIAAGFVAAVVFALITRELWRARELFQPPQRSLRDRYGDWAVVTGASSGIGEEFARRLAADGVSLVLAARGAEKLEALASELREKNGVRVRCVACDLATDGGVSALLAATSDLDVAIVINNAGVGYVGRFHEQDPARLAALVRLNCAAPVAITAALLPKLVARKRGALIFTGSVSGSQPLPLHALYSASKAFDNFLGEALWGELQGTSVDVLSLLPGSTDTRFAAAADELPHEGASAAEVVDDAIVALGQQPSVISGWFNWARANAGMRLLPRSVLTLAAKSVIAKWVK; encoded by the coding sequence ATGCGCACCTGGATCCGGCACCAGCTCGGGCGCAGGCCGTGGTGGATGAACGCACTGATGTTCTTCTGCGCGTACATGGCGTTCATCTACGTGCCGTGGGACTTCATGATGAAGCCCACCCGCTTCGACGAGGAAGTCTGGTTCGGCATCCGCTTCGACGGCGTGTGGGCGAAGCTGCTCGAGCCGCCGCATTGGTTCGTGTACGGCGCGGGCGTGCTCGGCTTCTGGCGCATGCGCTCGTGGATGTGGCCGTGGGCAGCGCTGTACGCCGCACAGGTCGCGTTCTCGATGGCCGTGTGGCCGCTGCTCTATGCGCGCGACAAGAGCGGCGCGATCGCGGCGGGCTTCGTCGCGGCCGTGGTGTTCGCGCTGATCACGCGCGAGCTCTGGCGCGCGCGCGAGCTCTTCCAACCGCCGCAGCGCTCGCTGCGCGATCGATACGGAGACTGGGCAGTCGTTACGGGCGCGTCGTCCGGAATCGGCGAGGAGTTCGCGCGGCGGCTCGCCGCCGACGGCGTCTCGCTCGTGCTCGCGGCGCGCGGCGCGGAGAAGCTCGAGGCGCTCGCGAGCGAGCTGCGCGAGAAGAACGGTGTGCGCGTGCGCTGCGTCGCGTGCGACCTCGCAACCGACGGCGGCGTCTCGGCGCTACTCGCCGCGACGAGCGACCTCGACGTGGCGATCGTCATCAACAACGCGGGCGTGGGCTACGTCGGCCGCTTCCACGAGCAGGATCCCGCGCGGCTCGCGGCGCTCGTGCGACTGAACTGCGCCGCGCCGGTGGCGATCACTGCAGCACTGCTGCCGAAGCTCGTCGCGCGCAAACGCGGCGCGCTGATCTTCACAGGCAGCGTGTCGGGATCGCAGCCGCTGCCGCTGCACGCGCTCTACAGCGCGAGCAAGGCCTTCGACAACTTCCTCGGTGAGGCGCTCTGGGGCGAGCTGCAGGGCACCAGCGTTGACGTGCTGTCACTGCTGCCCGGCTCGACGGACACGCGCTTCGCCGCCGCCGCGGACGAGCTGCCGCACGAAGGCGCGAGCGCCGCCGAGGTCGTGGACGACGCGATCGTCGCGCTCGGCCAGCAGCCGTCGGTGATCAGCGGCTGGTTCAACTGGGCGCGCGCGAACGCAGGGATGCGCCTGCTCCCGCGCAGCGTGCTCACGCTGGCGGCGAAGAGCGTGATCGCGAAGTGGGTGAAGTAG
- a CDS encoding aspartate aminotransferase family protein produces MTHEQAQQYAFLPFGGLSLKVASAQGSYFTTADGRRILDAAAGAIAANVGHWHPEVIDAAARALREVSYVVPPFVTEHRARLVERLRRAWLPAGLTRCIFASGGSEAVDLALRIARQHFVAKGEPGRFKVIGRALSYHGTTFSTLDVGGHAKRRRGFEPWLHDWPKAPACYALRCESCRAAGACNLACADGVEEVIERAGADSVAAVILEPIGGSTAGALVPPDGYLPRVAEICRRRGVLLIADEVMCGFGRTGAKFAVDHFGVTPDLMIAGKGLAAGYAPMSGVYATEEVAAPIGAAGMEVMYYTYSAHPASCAIADKVLEIMERDGLAAELGDHPNVAEIRGRGLLLAIELVRDRATREPFPAEVKLTSAVVGAGLAHGAFFYPGGCPPAQDVVVLGPPLNASDDELDACAGLLRKSLDAALSRIAAKG; encoded by the coding sequence ATGACTCACGAGCAAGCGCAGCAGTACGCGTTCCTCCCCTTCGGCGGCCTCTCGCTGAAGGTCGCGAGCGCGCAGGGCTCCTACTTCACCACCGCCGACGGGCGCCGCATTCTCGACGCCGCGGCGGGCGCGATCGCCGCGAACGTCGGCCACTGGCATCCCGAGGTGATCGATGCCGCGGCGCGTGCGCTGCGCGAGGTGAGCTACGTCGTACCGCCATTTGTTACGGAGCACCGCGCGCGGCTCGTCGAGCGGCTGCGCCGCGCGTGGCTGCCGGCGGGGCTCACGCGGTGCATCTTCGCGAGCGGCGGATCCGAGGCGGTCGACCTCGCGCTGCGCATCGCGCGCCAGCACTTCGTCGCGAAGGGTGAGCCGGGGCGCTTCAAGGTGATCGGCCGGGCGCTCAGTTATCACGGTACGACCTTTTCCACGCTCGACGTCGGCGGACACGCGAAGCGGCGCAGGGGCTTCGAGCCGTGGCTGCACGATTGGCCGAAGGCGCCCGCTTGTTATGCGCTGCGCTGCGAGTCGTGTCGCGCCGCGGGTGCATGCAACCTCGCCTGCGCCGATGGCGTCGAGGAGGTGATCGAGCGCGCGGGCGCAGACAGCGTCGCCGCAGTGATCCTCGAGCCGATCGGCGGCTCGACCGCAGGCGCCCTCGTGCCGCCGGACGGCTACCTGCCGCGCGTCGCCGAGATCTGCCGCCGCCGCGGCGTGCTGCTGATCGCCGACGAGGTGATGTGCGGCTTCGGGCGTACCGGCGCGAAGTTCGCGGTGGACCACTTCGGCGTGACGCCCGACCTGATGATTGCGGGCAAGGGCCTCGCCGCGGGCTACGCGCCGATGAGCGGCGTGTACGCGACGGAGGAAGTCGCCGCGCCGATCGGCGCCGCGGGCATGGAGGTCATGTACTACACGTACTCGGCGCATCCTGCGTCGTGCGCGATCGCCGACAAGGTGCTCGAGATCATGGAGCGCGACGGGCTCGCCGCCGAGCTCGGCGATCACCCGAACGTGGCGGAGATTCGCGGGCGCGGGTTGTTGCTCGCGATCGAGCTCGTGCGCGACCGCGCGACGCGCGAGCCGTTCCCGGCAGAAGTGAAGCTCACGAGCGCCGTCGTCGGCGCCGGCCTCGCGCACGGCGCTTTCTTCTATCCAGGGGGCTGTCCGCCAGCGCAGGACGTCGTAGTGCTCGGCCCGCCGCTCAACGCGAGCGACGACGAGCTCGACGCTTGCGCTGGGTTGTTACGGAAGTCGCTCGACGCCGCACTCTCGCGGATCGCGGCGAAGGGCTGA
- a CDS encoding pseudouridine synthase — translation MARLILFNKPYRVLSQFTDESGRATLADFVRVPGVYAAGRLDYDSEGLLLLTDDGALQARIADPKHKLPKTYWVQVEGEPGRGALAQLRRGVTLNDGPTKPARVEEIAAPALWERTPPIRFRKHIPTRWLALTLREGRRS, via the coding sequence GTGGCGCGGCTGATTCTCTTCAACAAGCCCTATCGCGTGCTCTCGCAGTTCACGGACGAATCGGGCCGCGCGACGCTCGCCGACTTCGTGCGCGTGCCGGGGGTCTACGCCGCGGGCCGGCTCGACTACGACAGCGAGGGGCTGTTGTTGTTGACGGACGACGGCGCGCTGCAGGCGCGCATCGCGGATCCGAAGCACAAGCTGCCGAAGACCTACTGGGTGCAGGTGGAGGGCGAGCCCGGGCGGGGCGCGCTCGCGCAGCTGCGCCGCGGCGTGACGCTGAACGACGGCCCGACGAAGCCTGCACGAGTGGAGGAGATCGCAGCGCCCGCGCTCTGGGAGCGCACACCGCCGATCCGCTTCCGCAAGCACATCCCCACGCGCTGGCTCGCACTCACGCTGCGCGAGGGCCGGCGCTCGTAG
- a CDS encoding alpha/beta hydrolase: MAAITHRSIATNNSSRIHVAECGTGPAVVLVHGFPESWYSWRYQLPALAAAGYRAVAIDVRGYGRSSKPTRVEDYRMLKNVADVVGVAQNLGADKVTLVGHDWGAPIVWNSALLRPDLFRGVAGLSVPYVPPAPFNGPTPTQRMRAMSGNDEIYADYFQIPGRAEAEIEEDVRSWLLGFYWCASGDVVNGPNIGLVERGTKLRNKFVYPEKMPRWLSDADLDAYTREFEYSGFFGPLSRYRNMDRDFEDLAGFAGRPITLPSLFIGGAKDGPTIMSAPAIAAFPQTLPGLLGSHILDGCGHWIQQERPEQTNALLLDFLKRVH; this comes from the coding sequence ATGGCCGCGATCACGCACCGCTCTATCGCCACCAACAACAGCTCGCGCATTCACGTCGCGGAGTGCGGCACCGGGCCTGCGGTCGTGCTCGTACACGGTTTCCCGGAGAGCTGGTACTCGTGGCGCTATCAGCTGCCCGCGCTCGCGGCGGCGGGCTATCGCGCCGTCGCGATCGACGTGCGCGGCTACGGGCGCTCTTCGAAGCCGACGCGCGTCGAGGACTACCGCATGCTGAAGAACGTCGCGGACGTGGTCGGCGTCGCACAGAACCTCGGCGCGGACAAGGTCACGCTCGTCGGCCACGACTGGGGCGCGCCGATCGTGTGGAACAGCGCGCTCTTGCGGCCGGACTTGTTTCGCGGCGTCGCGGGGCTCTCGGTTCCCTACGTCCCGCCTGCGCCGTTCAACGGGCCAACTCCGACGCAGCGCATGCGCGCGATGTCGGGCAACGACGAGATCTACGCCGACTACTTCCAGATCCCGGGCCGCGCCGAGGCAGAGATCGAAGAGGACGTGCGCAGCTGGCTGCTCGGCTTCTACTGGTGCGCGTCGGGAGACGTCGTGAACGGCCCGAACATCGGCCTCGTCGAGCGCGGCACGAAGCTCCGTAACAAGTTCGTCTACCCCGAGAAGATGCCGCGCTGGCTCTCGGACGCCGACTTGGACGCGTACACGCGCGAGTTCGAGTACTCGGGCTTCTTCGGCCCACTCTCGCGCTACCGCAACATGGACCGCGACTTCGAAGATCTCGCGGGCTTCGCAGGCCGCCCGATCACGCTGCCGTCGCTCTTCATCGGCGGCGCGAAGGACGGCCCCACGATCATGAGCGCACCCGCGATCGCGGCGTTCCCGCAAACGCTGCCGGGCCTGCTCGGTTCGCACATCCTCGACGGTTGCGGCCACTGGATCCAGCAAGAGCGCCCCGAACAGACGAACGCGCTGCTGCTCGACTTCTTGAAGCGCGTCCACTGA